In the genome of Calothrix sp. PCC 6303, the window CAGAAGCTCAAGGAGACTTGACCCGTTGGTTCCAACTAGGAGGACTATGGGCATTTGTCGCCCTACATGGAGCCTTTGGATTAATCGGCTTTATGTTGCGTCAATTTGAAATTGCACGATTAGTTGGGATTCGTCCTTACAACGCGATCGCATTTTCAGCACCGATAGCAGTATTCGTCAGCGTCTTCTTGATGTACCCCTTGGGACAATCAAGCTGGTTCTTTGCACCTAGCTTTGGAGTAGCAGCAATTTTCCGTTTCTTATTATTCTTGCAAGGGTTCCACAACTGGACACTCAACCCGTTCCACATGATGGGAGTAGCAGGAGTATTGGGTGGAGCATTGTTATGTGCCATCCACGGTGCAACAGTAGAAAACACCCTGTTTGAAGACGGTGAAGCATCCAACACCTTCCGCGCTTTCAACCCCACACAAGCAGAAGAAACCTACTCGATGGTGACAGCAAACCGTTTCTGGTCACAGATCTTCGGTATCGCTTTCTCCAACAAACGTTGGTTACACTTCTTTATGCTCTTCGTACCCGTAACCGGGTTGTGGATGAGTGCAGTTGGTATTGTTGGTTTAGCATTAAACCTGCGGGCTTATGACTTCGTATCGCAAGAATTGCGTGCAGCAGAAGACCCAGAATTTGAAACTTTCTATACCAAGAACATTTTGTTAAACGAGGGTATCCGCGCTTGGATGGCTCCTCAAGATCAGCCTCACGAAAAATTTGTATTCCCTGAAGAAGTTCTACCACGCGGTAACGCACTCTAAGGCAGTTCTACTTTTTGAGATAATTCCATATTTTGTACCCTGCCGCAAGGTGGGGTTTTTATTTAGTTGCATTTGAGGTGGAATGCGATCGCAACTTAATTTCTAAACTTCGTCCATAATGACAATACCTTCGCCAAAACGAAGCATCACAAAAACCCTGCAAAATCATAGGATTCCGGAAACA includes:
- the psbD gene encoding photosystem II D2 protein (photosystem q(a) protein), whose protein sequence is MTIAVGRAPSRGWFDVLDDWLKRDRFVFVGWSGILLFPCAFMALGGWMTGTTFVSSWYTHGLASSYLEGCNFLTVAVSTPADSMGHSLLLLWGPEAQGDLTRWFQLGGLWAFVALHGAFGLIGFMLRQFEIARLVGIRPYNAIAFSAPIAVFVSVFLMYPLGQSSWFFAPSFGVAAIFRFLLFLQGFHNWTLNPFHMMGVAGVLGGALLCAIHGATVENTLFEDGEASNTFRAFNPTQAEETYSMVTANRFWSQIFGIAFSNKRWLHFFMLFVPVTGLWMSAVGIVGLALNLRAYDFVSQELRAAEDPEFETFYTKNILLNEGIRAWMAPQDQPHEKFVFPEEVLPRGNAL